In Uranotaenia lowii strain MFRU-FL chromosome 2, ASM2978415v1, whole genome shotgun sequence, one genomic interval encodes:
- the LOC129749370 gene encoding protein CNPPD1 produces the protein MFERAQQSAAVNITDNKVLEHEEFLNRIKKTLYYGSSAVKCTKISRPLADYAADIFSESHRGHSLSRLNFVTVGNLTVTPCSLILAMIYLDRLNVIDPAYARRITPSELFIVSMMVSTKFYCGYDEDIYLSAWAKSGNMSVDHMKELELEFLDAIGWKIYVSNQEFFEKLKSVERVLAKRQGLTRGWLTYTELINFLPTMTMAKQILNYSTVIALSYTASVMTIAGAFFIASNINVPGNILFRSGNSSQSATDPLSASTSSGIENSSARENCSGLLTPNDPQTTDHSLTLEDCECSLQMAIESVQMLNQAYFSNNSKLQSHHRKAEFHRGRKRFVPIAKNQSGAIVDWKNFRFLFDMNANNEGDDDDETNQYDDELLQLDELDGRNCTYEEIIPLLAYGGRSQCYLANVKNVQSGGVYPSYKRTFELFSSFLKFL, from the exons ATGTTCGAACGCGCTCAACAGTCTGCAGCCGTGAATATCACCGACAATAAG GTGTTAGAACACGAAGAATTTTTGAATCGCATCAAAAAGACACTGTACTACGGATCTTCGGCGGTGAAATGCACCAAAATCAGTCGCCCCTTGGCCGATTATGCGGCGGACATTTTCAGCGAATCTCACCGGGGACATTCCCTCAGCAGACTAAATTTTGTTACCGTTGGGAATCTGACCGTAACGCCCTGTTCCCTCATCCTGGCCATGATCTATCTGGACCGGTTGAATGTGATTGATCCTGCCTACGCGAGACGGATTACGCCATCAGAACTATTTATAGTATCGATG ATGGTATCAACCAAATTCTATTGCGGTTACGATGAGGATATTTACTTAAGTGCCTGGGCCAAATCTGGAAATATGTCCGTCGATCATATGAAGGAGCTCGAGCTTGAATTTCTTGACGCAATA GGATGGAAAATATACGTTTCCAATcaggaattttttgaaaaactcaaatcTGTCGAAAGAGTGCTAGCCAAACGGCAAGGTCTGACCCGTGGTTGGCTTACCTATACCGAGCTTATCAATTTTCTACCTACTATGACGATGGCAAAGCAGATTCTCAACTACAGCACTGTAATTGCGTTGAGTTACACCGCCAGCGTGATGACCATTGCTGGGGCCTTCTTCATAGCTAGTAACATTAACGTACCTGGCAATATTTTATTCCGTTCAGGAAATTCTTCTCAAAGTGCTACCGATCCACTATCTGCATCTACTAGTTCCGGAATCGAAAATTCGTCGGCTAGAGAAAACTGCAGCGGTTTGCTTACGCCAAATGATCCGCAAACGACTGATCATTCACTTACCCTCGAAGACTGCGAATGCTCTCTACAGATGGCAATCGAAAGCGTTCAAATGCTCAACCAGGCATACTTTAGCAACAATTCAAAATTGCAATCCCATCATCGTAAGGCTGAATTTCACCGCGGAAGAAAAAGATTTGTTCCCATTGCCAAGAACCAGAGTGGTGCGATAGTGGATTGGAAAAATTTCCGGTTTTTGTTCGACATGAACGCCAACAATGAGggcgatgacgatgatgaaacCAACCAATATGACGACGAGTTGCTGCAACTGGATGAACTGGACGGACGAAACTGTACCTATGAAGAAATCATTCCACTACTAGCTTATGGCGGTAGGTCCCAATGTTATTTGGCCAACGTCAAAAATGTTCAGTCCGGAGGCGTCTACCCGAGCTACAAACGAACCTTTGAACTTTTTAgttcttttctgaaatttttgtaa
- the LOC129749372 gene encoding ATP-dependent Clp protease proteolytic subunit, mitochondrial isoform X1 produces the protein MIRVRSVLSSVLNLQRQVHTTSVRSLNLVPIVVEQTGRGERAYDIFSRLLKERIICLMGPIHDDLSSLIVAQLLFLQSENGTKPIHMYINSPGGSVTAGLAIYDTMQYVKPPVATWCVGQACSMGSLLLAAGAPGMRHSLPNARIMIHQPSGGAQGQATDIQIQAEEILKLKKQLTDIYAKHTKTEYDVLHSKMERDTFLSPEEAQKLGIIDTVLEHPPSTTETSS, from the exons ATGATTCGCGTTAGATCCGTATTATCTTCTGTTCTTAATCTG CAGCGTCAAGTGCATACGACCAGTGTCAGATCGCTGAACCTGGTTCCAATTGTGGTTGAACAGACGGGTCGAGGAGAGCGAGCATACGATATCTTTTCCCGGCTTCTGAAGGAACGTATTATCTGTTTAATGGGCCCCATCCATGACGATCTCAGCTCCCTGATTGTGGCTCAGTTGCTGTTCCTGCAGTCCGAAAACGGAACGAAACCAATCCATATGTACATCAACTCTCCGGGAGGCAGTGTCACTGCTGGGTTGGCCATTTACGACACAATGCAATACGTAAAACCACCGGTAGCAACGTGGTGTGTTGGCCAGGCCTGTTCGATGGGCTCACTCTTGTTGGCTGCTGGCGCCCCAGGAATGCGTCATTCATTGCCCAATGCCAGGATCATGATCCATCAACCCTCTGGTGGTGCCCAGGGACAGGCTACCGATATCCAAATCCAGGCCGAAGAAATACTCAAACTAAAGAAACAGTTAACAGATATCTACGCCAAGCACACCAAGACTGAATACGATGTGCTGCATTCTAAAATGGAGCGAGACACGTTCTTAAGCCCTGAAGAAGCTCAAAAGTTAGGAATCATAGATACTGTACTGGAACATCCTCCTTCCACAACGGAAACTTCCTCTTAA
- the LOC129749372 gene encoding ATP-dependent Clp protease proteolytic subunit, mitochondrial isoform X2: MIRVRSVLSSVLNLRQVHTTSVRSLNLVPIVVEQTGRGERAYDIFSRLLKERIICLMGPIHDDLSSLIVAQLLFLQSENGTKPIHMYINSPGGSVTAGLAIYDTMQYVKPPVATWCVGQACSMGSLLLAAGAPGMRHSLPNARIMIHQPSGGAQGQATDIQIQAEEILKLKKQLTDIYAKHTKTEYDVLHSKMERDTFLSPEEAQKLGIIDTVLEHPPSTTETSS; the protein is encoded by the exons ATGATTCGCGTTAGATCCGTATTATCTTCTGTTCTTAATCTG CGTCAAGTGCATACGACCAGTGTCAGATCGCTGAACCTGGTTCCAATTGTGGTTGAACAGACGGGTCGAGGAGAGCGAGCATACGATATCTTTTCCCGGCTTCTGAAGGAACGTATTATCTGTTTAATGGGCCCCATCCATGACGATCTCAGCTCCCTGATTGTGGCTCAGTTGCTGTTCCTGCAGTCCGAAAACGGAACGAAACCAATCCATATGTACATCAACTCTCCGGGAGGCAGTGTCACTGCTGGGTTGGCCATTTACGACACAATGCAATACGTAAAACCACCGGTAGCAACGTGGTGTGTTGGCCAGGCCTGTTCGATGGGCTCACTCTTGTTGGCTGCTGGCGCCCCAGGAATGCGTCATTCATTGCCCAATGCCAGGATCATGATCCATCAACCCTCTGGTGGTGCCCAGGGACAGGCTACCGATATCCAAATCCAGGCCGAAGAAATACTCAAACTAAAGAAACAGTTAACAGATATCTACGCCAAGCACACCAAGACTGAATACGATGTGCTGCATTCTAAAATGGAGCGAGACACGTTCTTAAGCCCTGAAGAAGCTCAAAAGTTAGGAATCATAGATACTGTACTGGAACATCCTCCTTCCACAACGGAAACTTCCTCTTAA
- the LOC129749374 gene encoding uncharacterized protein LOC129749374 translates to MNHHHRLEQFRTVVVLIIFIRFVFSARTKEFVVDRFSPCLNSSNDKYTVRFPDQVKYTISKNVVQLHGNFNVTETIQEPLEMALITNRCSMDMKSCEQFNKMTVSRLCSVLSNEKNMWTSFYKSVDPDLRCPFQPGIYKFINSSSDLSFFRNFPLEGFRWQVYMKFYTTKNKAKREIFCLTIQGSKK, encoded by the exons atgaatcatcatcatcgtttAGAACAATTCAGAACTGTGGTAGTTCTGATTATATTCATCAGATTTGTCTTCTCTGCG AGAACAAAGGAATTCGTCGTTGATCGATTCAGTCCCTGTCTCAACTCCAGCAACGATAAGTACACGGTTCGGTTTCCAGATCAGGTGAAGTATACGATATCGAAAAATGTGGTGCAGCTTCATGGCAACTTTAACGTCACGGAAACAATTCAGGAGCCGCTCGAG ATGGCATTGATTACCAACCGCTGCTCGATGGATATGAAAAGTTGTGAACAGTTCAACAAGATGACGGTTTCCCGGCTTTGCTCGGTCCTGAGCAATGAAAAGAACATGTGGACATCGTTCTACAAAAGTGTCGATCCGGACCTTCGGTGCCCATTTCAGCCGGGCATTTACAAGTTCATCAATTCTTCCAGTGATTTAtcctttttcagaaattttcccCTGGAAGGTTTCCGCTGGCAGGTGTACATGAAGTTCTATACCACCAAGAATAAAGCGAAACGGGAAATTTTCTGTCTAACCATACAGGGTAGCaagaaataa